The Phycisphaerales bacterium genome includes a region encoding these proteins:
- a CDS encoding response regulator, with translation MRERILVVDGQPDDVRILHTLLNPHYELATAANSRACQDTMKVFGPDLVLLDVCLPDQDGYETCAEIKGQPGGELTQVILLAAAATTADRVRGYAAGADDFLTKPFDRDEMLAKVRVQFRLRHTLLELARTRGQLAKQNSTLEREVRNRTAEVIAVRDVTVFALAKLAESRDPETGEHLERLRAYAQRLAEELTHDSPYAARIHAAFLEDLWRSSPLHDIGKVGVPDVILLKPDRLTEGEFRIMQRHAEIGAAALRSACGHTTGGSFLAMAADIAAAHHEWWDGSGYPRGLMGEDIPLAARIVAVADVYDALTSVRVYKGACDPLVARAMIEAETGTHFDPEIIKAFRRCGDDFQQITARSGSARRAAVPVGAA, from the coding sequence ATGCGTGAACGCATTCTCGTGGTCGACGGGCAGCCGGACGATGTGCGGATCCTGCACACCCTGCTCAACCCGCACTACGAACTTGCCACCGCCGCCAACAGCCGCGCGTGCCAGGACACCATGAAGGTCTTCGGGCCCGATCTCGTGCTGCTCGACGTGTGCCTGCCGGACCAGGACGGATACGAGACCTGCGCGGAGATCAAGGGCCAGCCCGGCGGGGAGCTCACCCAGGTCATTCTGCTCGCCGCGGCTGCCACGACTGCGGATCGGGTGCGCGGCTACGCAGCCGGCGCTGATGATTTCCTCACCAAGCCCTTTGACCGCGACGAGATGCTCGCGAAGGTGCGCGTGCAGTTCCGTCTGCGTCACACGCTGCTCGAACTCGCCCGGACACGCGGGCAACTCGCCAAGCAGAACAGTACCCTGGAGCGCGAGGTCCGGAACCGCACCGCGGAGGTTATCGCCGTACGCGACGTGACGGTCTTCGCACTGGCGAAGCTGGCGGAATCACGCGACCCCGAGACGGGCGAGCACCTCGAGCGGCTGCGGGCGTACGCCCAGCGGCTGGCGGAGGAGCTAACCCACGATTCGCCTTACGCGGCCCGTATCCACGCCGCCTTTCTCGAGGACCTGTGGCGCTCCAGCCCGCTGCACGACATCGGCAAAGTTGGGGTACCCGATGTCATCCTGTTGAAACCCGATCGCCTGACGGAGGGCGAGTTCCGCATCATGCAGCGCCACGCCGAAATCGGCGCCGCGGCCCTGCGCAGCGCATGTGGCCACACGACCGGTGGCAGTTTTCTCGCCATGGCGGCTGACATCGCCGCTGCCCATCACGAGTGGTGGGATGGCTCCGGCTATCCACGCGGGCTGATGGGAGAAGACATTCCCCTCGCAGCCCGCATCGTCGCGGTGGCGGACGTATACGATGCACTCACGTCGGTCCGGGTCTACAAGGGCGCTTGCGATCCGCTGGTGGCCCGAGCCATGATCGAAGCCGAAACGGGCACGCACTTTGATCCTGAGATCATCAAGGCGTTCCGCCGCTGCGGAGACGACTTCCAGCAAATCACCGCGCGGTCCGGCAGCGCGCGCCGCGCCGCCGTGCCGGTCGGTGCGGCCTGA